The window ATGcagataaaataaagaaaaattgcAAAACTAATTGCAAATAAAACTAGAACAAAATTCCTTTTCTTATTCATATAGGggtattttaaaaacaacatTTGACAGCAAAggagaaaataaattaaattgatACTTTAATGTCAaagtattaatttttgttaaaaattttaaatttagtatAATGATTTGAATCGggtatttaaatatttgacactatttttttgtcttcTCTTTAACATTTGTTTTATCtgctttttttgttttatacatttttttggCTGTTGCGCAgcactttttattttcattttgcATGTCTTCATAAATTGATGATTATGATTCTAAAgttctattattttttacttaaaatatttttttatgtattacaaatattaacttactgattatattttaacttTTGAATTATAGTCTATATTAATCACCCATTGAACGAGAAAACACAAGgcatattgatttttaaaacttgcTTTACAAATTACAATCCGTTTACCCCGCCAAGTAAcgcttttaattttttaagctTCTGCATTACATATAacgataatttttaaaatcgtgttcttaataattatgtacatattttatatgcattaataaaattggGTATGTTATATTTAGTATTCATTTGTTTAATACATCaattaaacataattttgctttaaaaatattaaaaatattgtgcCAACTATTAAACAATATCTAtatcaacaaaatttaaaacagataccaaatattttgatgttcaatatataaattttatgagATTTAAACTATGTACAATATTATTCGTCACATTGgtataattattatgtatatttaacatttaatattaataaacaaattatcaGTAAAATTATGACTCATAAAAgttatatcaaaaaaccgaaaaaacttttttaattctctGCGtccaattttttatcataatcttttttaagtattctaatattttctgCACACGacatattaaaatcattgattttttccagagttttatttcttttcttctcagtttttttttgaaatatttcccattctttatcattttttcttgaCCACGTGTTCAAAGCACCCACACAAAAATCAGTACAagcttttttttcttttttaggtttatatatacattcttttttcattaCATTAGCTTTTTCTATACAATCTTTAAGTTCTTTTAAGCTTTTCATGTAAAATTTCTTGAAATATGAATGAATCCTTTTATCACAAACTCTTTCTTCGgctatgatttttttatcacaTAGTTCTGTTTGTATGTGAACTTTttctattaatttttggaaACTAACAGCATCGTAATCACGTCTGACGAGAGCGGTGTCCATTTTAGAGGAGGATTCTGTGGTGGAACATTTTATAAGTATTGATAATGTAATTATGTACATGATGAAGGgggtttatattttttataatatttttaatatatgatttttaagaaaaatccAAAAAATAGATGAGAAATAAGTTAAAGAAcctataaaaattttcaaaaataaaatgcctacaacaatataaaaaaaacaataaatatttaaaaatagcaacaaaaaatattggaTTTTGTACTTTAATTACACTATGTTAAGATAAATGTATATGGAAGTGTTCGCAATAAGTcttgtattatttttatagtagTACATTGCTCGTTCCTTATGATatcttatatatttacagacgataaagatttttttttggggataaatattgaatgactatagtttttattgataaaaaaatctgtaaaaacatttaatgttttatggatatttatattaaattttgccAACAAATAATTAGTAGAAAAGATACTTAAAGTGTCTTTGTGTTACAATGATTACAAGCGTATTCGTGCATTCTATTAGATTTAAGAGGAGACACATTATTAATAGTTAAAgtactttttattttaaaatgcaTTTTATTGGTTATAACTTAACTTATACGTCAGCTAAAGATACCAGAGAATCTTAGTTATTTAGAGATAGACTAAATTGTATAAGTATTTGAAAGATGTGGGCAACTTTGATAAAATGTCTGTTACAAATTTGGATGACTGattactaaataaaaaacatgttATATAATGGTAGGCCGTTTTTTACGACAGAAAGGTTGCAAAGATCCCCTTGTGGATCTGACTTCAGTTTTAAGCGTATTAGAAGACAGCCTTTtgctaaaaatttaacatttATGCTTTCATTGCAAGAAATCAGAATTCATATGTCTATATAATATGGTATATGGTCTTACTTCGTGTCCTTTCCGCATTAATGATGTAATTGTTATGCCATTTAAGTCATTTTAACCTCTAGTTTAAGTATGTGTTAATTTGCccgttttttaattcatcTTATTTATAAGTTTTAACAACATACTACACTTAATAAATTCATGAtaatttactataaatCCCGCGTGATTTTTTGCTAGTTTCTATTTCTATTATATGACTAAATATTTAGTAATTATATCActtaagatattttttcgttagtattgttaatatttcagttttaattttgctCTTTTTAGAGttgttatatatatatatctatTTCTGTCGTTCTTCTCACTGATTTTTATGTCCAAAGCTCTTCTGTATACTTTTTAATACCACTAAAAGTCTTCTTTGGAGCATGTTTGTAACTTTAATgacattaaatttattttttattggttGGTTGAAATCTAAACAATAATAGTTATCTTCTGCCGCTCGTATTGATTTAGTTCTACTTGTGTAATATTCATTTTGTATAAGTTGCTAGTTCAATTGATATACACATCCAATTGTTTGGTTTTTTCCGcagtatttaaatttttgcacgacataattttattattctgCTATAAAATAGATAACTTATActtgaaaatataagttAAATGgtaattacatttttttttatataaagacAATATATTGAGATGATCACTGCTCAAAagttgaaaataaaatggcATTTTCAGTTAATATAGAATTTATcctatatttattgtaatgTACTATGATATGATGTTTAATAGTGGGCTTTTACCattgttatatttaaatatactttTTCGGGTTTATAGAGTCCAAAAATGACTTTAGAAAGCCTAACTATGACAGCCAGACATGGGCTTGATACAGATCAGGAAGGGGTCTTCGAGAGCCCAATAAGTGAATCTCAGAAGGAAGTCCTGGAACTGCCAGATGAGACTGTAAGCGTATCTTGTGAAAAGTAATTAATATGCCGAATATTATAcccaaataaattatatattatttcggctttgtataatttgccatttttaaaataaaaaagaacaaTAAACACAGACTCCTAATATCGTATTCTTCGGTTTTTTCAATACtttaagaatataaatttcaagaTAATGATATTATGAAAAGTGGAATAAAGCAATTTACAATGGACATATAACCAAGTAGGTTTATTTACTTTATGActcataaatataaaatttcactaaacatatttaatttatatttcaaataCACTTAATTAGGCCATTTGTTTAGTATAAGTGTGCCAGCTAATGTGTTTATGTGTCAAAGTGGTCAGTTGGATTTGCAAGTTTGTTTATCATAATTTACGAGAACTCGACTCCTTTTTTCTCATGAAATATTGGAAATTGTTcagtaaaataaaaataaagtggctttataaaatgcaacaatgttttaaaaataaaccagaattaaaatattattgaaaTTGAGAATTTGTATACACATTTATAacataaatttgataaaaaatttcaatatgcttttataaattttcatagtataaaaaaattaaattaatatgtcATTACATTAATAAGtgtcatttttttattatgttgctcttattaatttctcATCCCTTTTTcggtataaaaaatttaatttttttttacccccaaaatgaaaaaaggATTAACTAGTTTTGGCGGTGCCATGACTATAATTTCTACTATGCTTGGAGCAGGCATAAATTTTATGCCTGCTGCATTTAGAAGTTTGGGGTATCTTTACAGTATTTACAGCATGATGTTCATTGTGTTTCTTACTGCTCTTACTTTATTCACTATTGGCTACTCTGCTCATTTAAACAAGCGTACTAGTAAAACTTATTCTTCTATTGGTTATGATTTCCATAAATATGTCGGATATTCTGTAGACTTGACAATATTCTTCTCTCAATTCTTCGTtggtatattttttcataagtATATGGTAAATTTACTAATTCTCTTTTTATTCGGTATAAATGAAACggataaaaattatcaaacttataaaaatggtGCATTATTATCTACTGGTACAATATTATACGGTTTATCTTTACTAAAAGATCTTAGTTCTCTAAAATTTACTTCTTATCTTTCAGTTTTTTCCGTTATTTATGTTACTATTCtaatgatatttttcaatttttattttggtGACACAATTCGACAAGGAGActttttatctaaaaatacTGAATTTAGTTTTGgtcttaaatatattattctTGGAATGTCTTGTCAAGTAAATATGGTCTCAGTTTACAGTGAATTAATTAGTAAATCTGCTAAAGGATTAGTTTTCATTTCTATGTTTAGTAGTATAATGGGTGGTATGATTTATGGATTAGTAGGTTTATGTGGTTACAGAATATTAGGAATGAGTATAGGTACAGatgatattataaaaatgttctGTTCTGAATCATCTCCTATAAATCAAGCtctaaaagataaaaatttcatctTGAAATTTGCACCCAAGATAGCCATAATTGGTGCTATTATTGTTCTCTTAGGATCATTTCCTTTACAATTAAATCCTGCCTCTACTATCTTATTAAAGATAATAGGTAGAAAAGATGAAAAATCAAGAATTATTCTAATTACTGGATTATTTATAAGCATgttgattataaatataattgatgTGAAACTGAATACTataatgttatttttagGAGGAATATTAAGTAAttctatttcttttttctttccttctttatattatattttatctgtTAGGAAAGTTAATGCATTGTCAATCCTTTCTGGATTGACAATCCTCTTTAGTTTGTTTGCTGGTGcgtttattcttttttactaatttttaagtttccaaaaaaataataaattatgcagattaatttttatttatagtttttttgctcattttgtttgttaacAAACAAAGTCCCTAATATTTATGCATATTTCCATAAATTGACATTCAATGTGTTGCGTTCTTGCTTAAATAGATGTATGTTGCAGTTATTGCTTAGATAGATATAGGTTACATTCACGCTGTATAGATATGTATTGCATTCACGCTGTATAGATATGTGTTGCATTCTTTACTTAACTGCATGTTTCATATacatgttttaaatttatacatgttgttaaatttatacatgttgttaaatttatacatattGTTACATTTATACATGTTTTACATTTATACATATTGTTACATTTATACATATTGTTACATTTATACATGTTTTTGTTCATTACTTATTTTCCCCTGTTGATATTTtgatcatttttttctcctttttgtttttttatttttttttatttttttacccctatGGAACTTCAACTAACTGACACTTTCAAAACCAAAGATGAGTTAATCCAGTCGATTTCTGATTATGCCGCTTCAAtccattttaaatttaatattgtcGAGTCTCCTCGTAcactttcttttatttgtaaaggAAAACAGGAGTTTAATTGTGATGCTTCAATTGTGACATGTTTCAAAAAGAAAGATGGTtgtttttctataaaaagaatgaaATTGACGCACAAGTGCCCCATAGCAAATAATGAGTTTGCTAATACTGATGATTTCTTAAGAAATGAGattttcaataatattGAAGATTATTCTTCACTTGGTATTGGTGAGATAGTTGCGATTTTGTATAGTAGAGGAATACGAGTGAGTTATTCTTcagtttattatattttgtatGGTAAAGAAGAAGTACAAGAAAAGGAAGTCGGTTTACAAACTTACAAGCCAAttaattctaaatatttcCTTAATCCAGTAGAATgcaatgattttttagataaagaaacttttaaaaagttcAATGATATGAATTTGATTATTGAGAAATTCCTTGACGAATTTAACAATCTAAATCCTGACAAATTAGATCTTTGTTACTGGGGTAAGATGATTTTCTataagataaaattttataagaagattttatatcCAATAATagagataaaatattataagagACAGAATGGTATAGCGATATTCGGGATCTTATATGACCCAGTAAATGAGCCTATAATTTATTCCTGTGTTTTATCAGAAGATATTTCTGATGAAGAAtcttttagatattttctttataatacTAGAGATAATAATTACGTAGTAGAATATGAcacatttataattaagatattagaagaattaaacttgaattattttattaagacGAGAGATGTgtgtaaatatatttacagTGAAGagaataataataaagaagtaTTAGAAAAGGTATGGAATATATGTAACAACATACAAGAGACTTCTAATAATGGAATTAAGATTGAACACGATAGTAAGAATGAAAATGGGATTAAGAATGAAAATGGGATTAAGAATGAACACGATAGTAAGAATGAACACGATAGTAAGAATGAACACGatgataaagaaaataataataataataataataataatataagtAGTAGTAGTTGTAGTAAAAATATCACGGCGAAATATATCGCTGACATTTTGGGTGTAGATGAGTCAAAATTCATTAAGTCTAAATCTTCTATAAGATTACTAAACATTAATAACTTGCCAGATTGTGACGTGgactttataaattataacatTTATTCTTTCGCATTCCTGGAATGTCTAAACGCGATCATAAAACTCAGCACTGACAATCTGAAGCTTAAAAAGAGATTTCTAAGGCAAGAGCCTAAAAGCCTCTTTGGGTACAACATAACAAACAGAATAGAAAGAAATGAAATAACAACCCCAAAGGAAGAATGTAAAGTCGACTTAGAAAGAGGGACATGTGAATGCGGAATGTATCAAGAACTCCTTATTCCTTGTATACACGCATgtaaatacataaaagaagaaaggCTTGATCCTTATTTATATGTCAGCAGTCTCTACAGTAAAGATcaatatacaaaattagaagaaattaCGCCAGTCATGAGCATAGGCATAAAAGTAGTGTCAgacaaatttaattttaaaaaagggcCTGGGAGACCAAAAAAGAGTTTTGGAAAAGAAGTGGAAATATCAGtagaataataaataatttaattaataagaaaataatatgttGTAAAATTCatgatatattataaaaattctttttttatgaataataTACTTATtctaaagaaataaaataagatatattgtaaaaactAGTTTGTTTGTATTTAAGGTTTATCTTAtttaacaaacaaactaatttaaacataaatagaaaaaaacagcataaaaatttataaaataatatgttataaaattcatgatatattataaaaattcttttttatgaataataTACTTATCTAAagaaagataaaataaaatatattataaaaactagTTTGTTTGTATTTAAGGTTTATCTTAtttaacaaacaaactaatttaaacataaatagaaaaaaaacagcataaaaatttataaaactatttcttcttcattGTGTCCTACTTGCCAATCTGTATTCAAAACATAAGGATCACTAATATCAACAAGCCCTTTCTCTACTACTCCTATTTGTATTCTATTACTACTTCTACAACTTCTATAACACATAACAGTCATGGCCTTCTCAACAAGACTTATTGCTTCATCTCTTTCTAAATCTAAAACATTACAAGTTCTTAGAAAAGGAAGAGCAATCATATTTGATAACCCAGTACAAACAATATTAtcttcataaaaatttccaAGATGATTAACACAACTCactaaaaaatcatcatCATTTACACCAACTATACTAACAGACACATTTAAAGGCTCAACACGACttcttttattgtaaaGAATTCCTTGTACTAAATTCAAATATCCTCTTGATGACATCTTGACGGGATCAGATTCATTGAGCTTGTTAAGCTCATTCATTAGGAATTGGATATCACTAATTTCACCagataaagaaataagagTATTAGAAGAAAGTCTGAAAATACGACGGACATCATTGAACTTACATAAATTCCCATATGAGGCTTGTGTGTCTGTACAAGTAATAACaccatttttatatctaagAGAAATGACACCTGATCCTATTACAAAATTCTTCATTTGTTTTAGGgtggaaaaaaaaataaatgtttcaagattttataaaaaacataaaaaataaaaaaaaataaaaatgttcttTTGGAATGAAAATGAGGAAACTTCTAAAGAGACGGAACGTAAAAAAGAAGAggaaaaaaagaaggaaGAAAAAGCAAATTTGAatgaagaagaaagaaGAGAAGCTCAGGATAAAGCAAGAAAACGGGAAGATGAAAGGAGAAAAGCCGAAGATGTAGCTAGAACGAAGGAAGATGAATGGAGAGAGGCAAGTAATGAAGCAAGAAAACTCAAAGAAGATAAAAGGAAAGCAGATGAAGAAGCAAAAAAACAGCAAAAACTAAAAGAAAAAGCAGATTTAGAAGCGAAATTGCAACTGGAAAAACAGCAAGCAGCTGATATAGAAGCAAAGTTGCAGCTAgaaaaacaacaaaaagCCGACGAAGAAGCTAAAAAACAAGCtgaagaaaaacaaaaagcCGACGAAGAAGCTAAAAAACAAGCtgaagaaaaacaaaaagcCGACGATGATGCTAAAAAACAAGCTGAAGAAAAACGAAAGGCAGAAGAGGAAGCTAAAAAACAAGCTGAAGCAAAACAAAAGGCAGACGAAGAAGCAAGAAAACAAGCtgaagaaaaacaaaaagcCGACGAAGAAGCTAAAAAACAAGCtgaagaaaaacaaaaagcCGACGAAGAGGCTAAAAAACAAGCtgaagaaaaacaaaaagctGACGAAGAAGCCAAAAATCAACAAGAAAAGCAGCGGGCAGCAGACAAGGaagcaaaaaaacaagttgaagaaaaacaaaaggCGGACGAAGAAGCCAAACGCCAACAAGAAAAGCAACAAAAATCAGTTGAAGAAGCTACAAAGCAATCTGAAGCGAA of the Vairimorpha necatrix chromosome 9, complete sequence genome contains:
- a CDS encoding putative amino acid/polyamine transport protein → MFFWNENEETSKETERKKEEEKKKEEKANLNEEERREAQDKARKREDERRKAEDVARTKEDEWREASNEARKLKEDKRKADEEAKKQQKLKEKADLEAKLQLEKQQAADIEAKLQLEKQQKADEEAKKQAEEKQKADEEAKKQAEEKQKADDDAKKQAEEKRKAEEEAKKQAEAKQKADEEARKQAEEKQKADEEAKKQAEEKQKADEEAKKQAEEKQKADEEAKNQQEKQRAADKEAKKQVEEKQKADEEAKRQQEKQQKSVEEATKQSEAKQKADEEARKQAEEKRKVDEEAKKQAEAKKKADEEARKQAEEKQKADEEAKRQQEKQQKSVEEAKKQSEAKEKADEEAKKQADEKQKADEEAKNQQEKQQKADEEAKNQREKQQAADEEAKKQAGEKQKADEEAKNQQEKQQKADEEAKIKETEKLKADANANIKETEKIKADEEVKRKEEEKQKADEEVKKHEDTKDKASEGIDNVEKYNFAEDNEDRLATKKSLGIFCFIKLLAVLIRFP
- a CDS encoding proteasome subunit PSB7 (PSB7) → MKNFVIGSGVISLRYKNGVITCTDTQASYGNLCKFNDVRRIFRLSSNTLISLSGEISDIQFLMNELNKLNESDPVKMSSRGYLNLVQGILYNKRSRVEPLNVSVSIVGVNDDDFLVSCVNHLGNFYEDNIVCTGLSNMIALPFLRTCNVLDLERDEAISLVEKAMTVMCYRSCRSSNRIQIGVVEKGLVDISDPYVLNTDWQVGHNEEEIVL
- a CDS encoding putative sodium-coupled neutral amino acid transporter; the protein is MKKGLTSFGGAMTIISTMLGAGINFMPAAFRSLGYLYSIYSMMFIVFLTALTLFTIGYSAHLNKRTSKTYSSIGYDFHKYVGYSVDLTIFFSQFFVGIFFHKYMVNLLILFLFGINETDKNYQTYKNGALLSTGTILYGLSLLKDLSSLKFTSYLSVFSVIYVTILMIFFNFYFGDTIRQGDFLSKNTEFSFGLKYIILGMSCQVNMVSVYSELISKSAKGLVFISMFSSIMGGMIYGLVGLCGYRILGMSIGTDDIIKMFCSESSPINQALKDKNFILKFAPKIAIIGAIIVLLGSFPLQLNPASTILLKIIGRKDEKSRIILITGLFISMLIINIIDVKLNTIMLFLGGILSNSISFFFPSLYYILSVRKVNALSILSGLTILFSLFAGAFILFY